In Vicingus serpentipes, the DNA window GCATTACCGATAAGCAAGTTACATCTTTACAAAAAGAACTTAACCAAGAAATTGACGTAGAAGAAGTTAAAGAAAAATTAAAGAAACATTTTTGTTCACTTTTCGAAGCCGAATTCATCTAATATGAAACGATTAAAAAAAATTCTACTAAGCATAATTCTTGTTATTGCTTTAGCATCAATATTAGCAGTTATTACTGGAAATAGCCATTTATTCAAAGCGGTTAGTACTACCTATTTAGTCGGTAAAACTGGACCTAGTATTGATGAACATGCTATTTTTGAAAGTAGAAAAATTGAAACAGAGACATATCAACCATGGCTAGTGAGCAAAAATTACAACTCAACTACCAACGATTCTTTACATCAAGAAATTGAGAATTATAAGCCTGCTGCATTTTTAGTCGCAAAAAATGATTCTATTATTTATGAGGAATATTGGGATGAATACAATGAAAATTCAATAACGAACTCTTTTTCAATGGCTAAAAGTTTTATTGGTTTATTGGTTGGTATTGCTTTAGATGAAGGAAAAATAAACAGTGTAAATGACCCAATTGGAAATTATTTACCTCAATATAAAGACAACCCAGAATTGACTATTAAGCATTTGCTAACTATGAGTTCTGGTATTGATTTTGATGAAAGTTACAAAAGCCCCTTTGGACATATGGCAAAAGCTTATTATGGAACAGATATTAAAAAACTAAATGAAAACTATAAAGTAACTGAAACACCTGGAGTAACATGGAAATACTTGGGAGGAAACACCATTATCCTTTCTTTTTTAATCGAAAAGGTTGCTGGCATGTCTGTTTCTGAATATATGAGTAAAACAATATGGCAAAGAATTGGAGCTAAAAATGAAGCATTGTGGAGCTTAGATAAAAAAGATGGGTTGGAAAAAGCTTATTGTTGTTTCTACTCTAATGCTAGAGACTTTGCTCGTATTGGTAAGCTTTACTTACATAATGGTTTATGGAATAATGAGCGTATTATTTCTGAAAACTATATTAAGAATTCTATTGCCGCAGCATACCCATTAAAAACACCTGAAGGCAAACCAGTAGATTTTTATGGCTACCATGTTTGGACTACCTATTACAAAAATTTAGACATCTCTTTCTGTAGAGGAATTCAAGGGCAATATATTATTACTATTCCTGAAAAAAACTTAGTAATTGTTCGTTTAGGACATAAACGTTCTAAAGAATTTATTAATAACATACCTAGCGATGTTTATACTTATATAGACTTTGCTTTGGAACAGTAAATTAAATACAAGGTTTTTACCCTAAAACAAAAAAGCCACTCTTTGAGTGGCTTTTTTGTTTTTTTATTTTTACACTAATTATTTCAGTTTTTGTTTAATCTCAACCAATTCGTATGCTTCAACAATATCATCAACTTTAATGTCATTATAGTTGGCAATGTTCAATCCACACTCGTAACCCTTAGCTACTTCTTTTACATCATCCTTAAATCGTTTTAATGAACCAAGTAAGCCATCAAAAATTACAATACCATCTCTAATCAATCTTACTTTACTGTTTCTAAATACTTTTCCTTCCTGTACCATACAACCAGCAATTGTACCTACTTTAGAAATTTTAAATACTTCTCTAATTTCTACAGTACCAACTATTTTCTCTTCAACCTTAGGAGCTAACATGCCTTCCATAGCATCTTTAACCTCTTCAATTGCATCGTAAATAATAGAGTATAATCTAATATCAATTTGCTCTTTCTCAGCTGTTTTTCTAGCTCCAACCGATGGCCTAACTTGGAAACCAATAATAATTGCTTCAGAAGCTGCTGCTAGCATTACATCAGATTCAGAAATTTGACCTACTGATTTATGTATAATGTTAACTTGTATTTGTTCTGTTGATAGTTTTTGTAACGAATCCGATAATGCTTCAATAGAACCATCCACATCACCCTTAAGAATAACATTAAGTTCCTTAAAGTCACCAATTGCTAAACGACGACCAATTTCATCAAGTGTAATGTGTTTTTGTGTTCTAACACCTTGCTCACGTTGTAATTGTAGTCTTCTTTCTGCAATAGATCTAGCTTCCTTCTCATCATCCATAACATGGAATTTATCACCTGCATTTGGTGCTCCATTCAAACCTAATATAGATACTGGTGTAGATGGTCCTGCTTCTTCAACCTTCTGTCCTCTTTCGTTGAACATTGCCTTTACTCTACCGCTATAACATCCTGCTAGTAAAATATCTCCAAT includes these proteins:
- a CDS encoding serine hydrolase domain-containing protein, with protein sequence MKRLKKILLSIILVIALASILAVITGNSHLFKAVSTTYLVGKTGPSIDEHAIFESRKIETETYQPWLVSKNYNSTTNDSLHQEIENYKPAAFLVAKNDSIIYEEYWDEYNENSITNSFSMAKSFIGLLVGIALDEGKINSVNDPIGNYLPQYKDNPELTIKHLLTMSSGIDFDESYKSPFGHMAKAYYGTDIKKLNENYKVTETPGVTWKYLGGNTIILSFLIEKVAGMSVSEYMSKTIWQRIGAKNEALWSLDKKDGLEKAYCCFYSNARDFARIGKLYLHNGLWNNERIISENYIKNSIAAAYPLKTPEGKPVDFYGYHVWTTYYKNLDISFCRGIQGQYIITIPEKNLVIVRLGHKRSKEFINNIPSDVYTYIDFALEQ